From Candidatus Dormiibacterota bacterium, the proteins below share one genomic window:
- a CDS encoding PD-(D/E)XK nuclease family protein, translated as MRATGARFRGASEMRRAPPAAPPPRRVVYFDRLEVKRVPVYSHSRLSSYEKCPLQYRYRYLDRIKRDTKSIEAFLGNRVHEVLETLYRDRMASRIASLDELLARYHRRWDEEFSEKITIVRTELTADHYRRAGVECVTKYYRRHHPFDDGTTLGLEDQITVSLDEGGRYQLKGYIDRLVRQGGGVYEIHDYKTSNSLPSDAVLRKDRQLTLYRMAVEKRFPDAREIRLVWHYLVFDRTLTSDRTPHEIEQHRRQTMRLIDTIEGAKAFPPRESALCGWCEYRDICPVFAAPEPPSEPKPVHWLDKAEQISLFK; from the coding sequence ATGCGCGCGACCGGAGCACGCTTTCGCGGCGCGAGCGAGATGAGGCGCGCCCCGCCCGCGGCCCCGCCTCCCCGGCGCGTGGTATACTTCGACCGCCTCGAGGTCAAGCGCGTGCCGGTCTACTCCCACTCCCGTCTCAGCAGTTACGAGAAATGCCCGCTGCAGTACCGCTACCGCTATCTCGACAGGATCAAGCGCGACACGAAGTCGATCGAGGCGTTCCTGGGGAACAGGGTGCACGAGGTTCTGGAGACGCTGTACCGCGATCGGATGGCGTCGAGGATCGCGTCGCTCGACGAGCTCCTGGCCCGGTATCACAGGCGCTGGGACGAGGAGTTCTCGGAGAAGATCACGATCGTCAGGACCGAGCTGACCGCGGATCACTACCGCAGGGCCGGCGTGGAGTGCGTCACCAAGTACTACCGCCGTCATCACCCGTTCGACGACGGCACGACCCTCGGGCTCGAGGACCAGATCACCGTGTCGCTCGACGAGGGAGGGCGCTACCAGCTGAAGGGCTATATCGACCGCCTGGTGCGGCAGGGCGGAGGGGTCTACGAGATCCACGACTACAAGACCTCGAACAGCCTGCCGTCCGACGCCGTTCTGCGCAAGGACCGCCAGCTCACCCTGTACCGGATGGCTGTGGAGAAGCGCTTCCCGGACGCCCGCGAGATCCGGCTGGTCTGGCACTATCTTGTCTTCGATCGGACGCTGACCTCCGACCGCACCCCCCACGAGATCGAGCAGCACCGCCGCCAGACGATGCGGCTGATCGACACGATCGAGGGGGCGAAGGCCTTCCCGCCGCGCGAGAGCGCCCTGTGCGGCTGGTGCGAATACCGCGACATCTGCCCGGTGTTCGCGGCTCCCGAGCCGCCGAGCGAGCCGAAGCCGGTGCACTGGCTCGACAAGGCCGAGCAGATCAGTCTGTTCAAGTAG
- a CDS encoding pitrilysin family protein codes for MRRRPLPVAGILAVLAIVLAIPSPDCRAQALEGKVKRITLDNGMRFLVVRRGTAPVFAANLRFRVGSVDDPGGESGLAHLFEHLAFKGTSTIGTRDPKKEAEILDAMDRTVIDLLREEDRGGAADPKRLESLRSDLEALTKSLQELTVKDEFSQILTGNGAAGLNASTSTDLTSYVVALPSNRLELWCLMESARLRDPVLREFYSERDVVMEERRMRIDNQPQGKLYEQLLLSAFEAHPYRVPTVGWMSDLEHLTRPQAAEFRRGFYAPNNAVATLVGDIDPAAAERLIRRYFDGLPAGPPPRLPVTTEPPQTGERRAVVEFDAGPDLMIAFHKAVWPSPDDPVFQVVDSLLTSGRTSRLFRRLVLTTQVASEVYSTQAPGDRYPNLFVIGATPRAPHTPAEVETAILQELAHLTAEPVPERELQKVKNQLRASFLYPLRSNSGLAAQLSYYEIQTGDWKNLNVYAAALQATTAAQVQDAARRTFVPSNRTVAVLARPSAGGEKGAGDDATGMPPATTPGAMR; via the coding sequence ATGCGCCGGCGGCCCCTCCCTGTCGCAGGAATCCTGGCCGTCCTCGCGATCGTCCTGGCGATTCCCTCCCCCGACTGCCGCGCCCAGGCGCTCGAAGGGAAGGTCAAGCGCATCACGCTCGACAACGGCATGCGCTTCCTGGTGGTGCGCCGCGGCACGGCCCCGGTGTTCGCCGCCAACCTGCGCTTCCGCGTCGGCAGCGTGGACGACCCGGGCGGCGAGAGCGGTCTGGCCCACCTGTTCGAGCACCTCGCCTTCAAGGGGACCTCCACCATCGGCACGCGCGACCCGAAGAAGGAGGCGGAGATCCTCGACGCCATGGACAGGACGGTGATCGATCTGCTGCGCGAGGAGGATCGCGGCGGCGCCGCGGATCCGAAGCGCCTGGAGTCGCTGCGCTCCGATCTCGAGGCGCTGACGAAGAGTCTTCAGGAGTTGACGGTGAAGGACGAGTTCAGCCAGATCCTGACGGGGAACGGCGCCGCCGGCCTGAACGCCTCGACCAGCACCGACCTCACCTCGTACGTCGTCGCCCTCCCGTCGAACCGCCTGGAGCTGTGGTGCCTCATGGAGTCGGCGCGGCTGCGCGACCCGGTCCTGCGCGAGTTCTATTCGGAGCGCGACGTGGTGATGGAAGAGCGCCGCATGCGCATCGACAACCAGCCGCAGGGGAAGCTGTACGAGCAGCTCCTCCTGTCCGCCTTCGAGGCGCACCCGTACAGGGTGCCGACCGTCGGCTGGATGTCCGACCTCGAGCACCTGACACGTCCGCAGGCGGCCGAGTTCCGGCGCGGCTTCTACGCCCCCAACAACGCGGTCGCCACGCTGGTCGGCGACATCGACCCGGCCGCGGCGGAGCGTCTCATCAGGCGCTACTTCGACGGTCTCCCGGCCGGTCCTCCACCCCGCCTGCCGGTGACCACCGAGCCGCCGCAGACCGGCGAGCGGCGCGCCGTCGTCGAGTTCGACGCCGGGCCCGATCTGATGATCGCCTTCCACAAGGCGGTCTGGCCGAGCCCGGACGATCCGGTGTTCCAGGTGGTCGACAGTCTCCTGACCTCGGGGCGGACCTCGCGGCTGTTCCGCCGCCTGGTCCTGACGACTCAGGTGGCCTCCGAGGTCTACAGCACGCAGGCCCCCGGTGACCGCTATCCGAACCTGTTCGTGATCGGGGCGACCCCGCGGGCCCCGCACACGCCGGCGGAAGTCGAGACGGCGATCCTGCAGGAGCTGGCTCACCTGACCGCCGAGCCGGTCCCGGAACGCGAGCTGCAGAAGGTCAAGAACCAGCTGCGGGCGTCCTTTCTCTATCCGCTTCGCAGCAATTCCGGGCTGGCGGCGCAGCTGTCGTACTACGAAATCCAGACGGGCGACTGGAAGAATCTCAACGTCTACGCCGCGGCGCTGCAGGCGACCACGGCCGCGCAGGTGCAGGACGCGGCCCGCCGGACGTTCGTCCCCTCGAACCGGACCGTGGCGGTCCTGGCGCGCCCGTCGGCGGGGGGAGAGAAGGGGGCGGGCGACGACGCGACCGGGATGCCCCCCGCCACAACACCCGGTGCGATGAGATGA
- a CDS encoding BON domain-containing protein, with amino-acid sequence MNAPSASHRRPVQGARAPAAVTVLLAAATLTAGLAAQTAAPSPAAPKRNIGGPGDYPLREKIVHFIGRDPALAKEPITIVLVNGGVVFSGKIRSCALKQRVLSLAATMRGVINVTDEMTVPRAEVADAELAKAVTSLLSDAAASLDLKSLDVQVADGVLTLEGAVKDVLSRSHAEAIAGTVLGVTRISNHLKPADAPSAHDDASLLRAELDYLGNFRSFSYAAEITVKVDQGVVTLKGKTNLFMGRQQAGLVASLVNGATRVDNRIKIDESLPPRTSRVQAEK; translated from the coding sequence ATGAACGCGCCAAGCGCTTCACACAGACGTCCCGTCCAAGGAGCGCGCGCGCCCGCGGCGGTGACCGTCCTGCTCGCGGCGGCGACGCTCACCGCCGGCCTCGCGGCCCAGACCGCTGCGCCGTCCCCGGCCGCTCCGAAGCGGAACATCGGCGGTCCGGGCGACTACCCTCTCCGCGAGAAGATCGTCCACTTTATCGGGCGCGACCCCGCGCTGGCGAAGGAGCCGATCACCATCGTGCTGGTGAACGGCGGCGTCGTCTTCTCGGGCAAGATCAGGAGCTGCGCCCTCAAGCAGCGGGTGCTCTCCCTGGCCGCCACGATGCGCGGCGTCATCAACGTCACGGACGAGATGACCGTTCCACGCGCCGAGGTCGCGGACGCCGAGCTGGCGAAGGCGGTCACCTCGCTCCTGAGTGACGCGGCCGCGTCACTCGATTTGAAGAGCCTCGACGTCCAGGTGGCGGACGGAGTCCTGACGCTGGAAGGAGCGGTCAAGGACGTCCTGTCGCGCAGCCACGCCGAGGCCATCGCCGGCACGGTCCTCGGGGTGACGCGCATCTCCAACCACCTCAAACCCGCCGACGCGCCGTCCGCCCACGACGACGCGTCGCTGCTGCGGGCGGAGCTGGACTACCTCGGCAACTTCCGCTCCTTCTCCTACGCCGCCGAGATCACCGTCAAGGTCGATCAGGGGGTCGTGACGCTGAAGGGAAAGACCAACCTGTTCATGGGCCGGCAGCAGGCCGGGCTCGTGGCCTCCCTCGTGAACGGCGCGACCCGGGTGGACAACCGGATCAAGATCGACGAGTCCCTGCCGCCGCGCACGAGCCGCGTCCAGGCCGAGAAGTGA
- a CDS encoding pitrilysin family protein, which produces MRRAAAALAPAVLALLSTGAWAAPVAAPPPDPRALTYPPLSIAFPKPQKFLLPNGLLVYLFEDHELPLIDAAIDFKAGGVFDPPAKPGLASLAASLMRAGGTDQQTPDQVDEVLEFMPAQVSLGAGDDMLTGSVSAVKDKFPEALRIFAAMLRAPRFDSSRLEVEKARAIEDIRRRWDDPGDVAELNFRRLVYGTSSPWARLPTEDSVTRIGRDDLVGFHRLYIHPNNAVLGVAGDFDGKGMKRLLEETFRGWTQAKVTPPQVPKIKDEIPAGVHLVARPVTQSHVEIGHLGVNRFDPDKFAIKILNFILGEGGFTSRLVKEVRSNRGLAYSVGGGIGLDSDRGLFQISCSTKAASTVEAIDLIRTILRQMREQGPTEQEVKEAKEAGINSFVFSVDGTVRFMQTFLYYDFYNYPPDFLQSYRDNLAKVTRGQVHEAARKHINPDRLVVLVVGNDAVFARPLQSLGLGEPKPLKLDEGTAAAANR; this is translated from the coding sequence ATGAGACGCGCCGCAGCCGCGCTCGCGCCGGCCGTCCTCGCCCTTCTGTCCACGGGGGCGTGGGCCGCGCCCGTCGCGGCTCCTCCGCCGGACCCGCGCGCCCTGACCTATCCGCCGTTGTCGATCGCGTTCCCGAAACCGCAGAAGTTCCTCCTGCCGAACGGTCTCCTGGTCTACCTGTTCGAAGACCATGAGCTGCCCCTGATCGACGCCGCCATCGATTTCAAGGCGGGCGGAGTGTTCGATCCGCCCGCGAAGCCGGGGCTCGCCTCCCTGGCTGCGTCGCTGATGCGCGCCGGCGGCACGGACCAGCAGACACCGGACCAGGTCGACGAGGTCCTCGAGTTCATGCCGGCGCAGGTGAGCCTCGGCGCCGGGGACGACATGCTGACCGGCTCGGTCTCCGCCGTGAAGGACAAGTTCCCCGAGGCGCTGCGCATCTTCGCCGCGATGCTGCGCGCGCCGCGCTTCGACTCCTCCCGGCTGGAGGTGGAAAAGGCGCGCGCCATCGAGGATATCAGGCGCCGCTGGGACGATCCCGGCGACGTGGCCGAGCTGAACTTCCGGCGGCTGGTGTACGGGACCTCCAGTCCCTGGGCGAGGCTGCCGACCGAGGACTCCGTCACGCGGATCGGCCGCGATGATCTCGTCGGGTTCCACCGTCTCTACATCCATCCCAACAACGCCGTCCTCGGCGTGGCCGGCGATTTCGACGGCAAGGGGATGAAGAGGCTGCTCGAGGAGACGTTCCGCGGCTGGACCCAGGCCAAGGTGACCCCGCCCCAGGTCCCGAAGATCAAGGACGAGATCCCCGCCGGCGTCCACCTCGTGGCGCGTCCCGTCACGCAGTCGCACGTCGAGATCGGCCACCTGGGCGTGAACCGGTTCGACCCGGACAAGTTCGCCATCAAGATCCTGAACTTCATCCTGGGGGAGGGGGGGTTCACCTCGCGCCTGGTGAAGGAGGTGCGCTCCAACCGCGGGCTGGCCTACTCGGTCGGCGGCGGCATCGGGCTCGATTCCGACCGCGGGCTGTTCCAGATCTCCTGCAGCACGAAGGCCGCCTCCACCGTCGAGGCGATCGATCTCATCCGGACGATCCTGCGGCAGATGCGCGAGCAGGGGCCGACCGAGCAGGAGGTCAAGGAGGCGAAGGAGGCCGGCATCAACTCGTTCGTCTTCTCCGTGGACGGGACGGTCCGGTTCATGCAGACCTTTCTCTACTACGATTTCTACAACTATCCGCCCGACTTCCTGCAGTCGTACCGGGACAACCTCGCGAAGGTGACGCGCGGGCAGGTCCACGAGGCGGCGCGCAAGCACATCAACCCCGACCGGCTGGTGGTCCTGGTGGTGGGAAACGACGCGGTGTTCGCCCGGCCGCTCCAGTCGCTCGGCCTGGGCGAGCCGAAGCCTTTGAAGCTGGACGAAGGGACAGCCGCCGCCGCGAACCGCTGA